A genomic window from Flavobacterium phycosphaerae includes:
- a CDS encoding TonB-dependent receptor, translating into MKIYLFIVSLFFCSISFAQTSVSGSVKDSKNQPVPGANVKIAGESAGTITDSDGNFSLSTSKKPPFTLEVSSVGYETTKTSITSNNQKVTVALADEETKLEEIVVSASRTPERIKESPVTIERFGIKDIKKTASPTFYDGLENLKEVQMNTSSMSFKSINTRGFATVSNTRFMQLVDGMDNSSPLLNFVLGNLIGVSELDVANVELLPGASSALYGANAFNGILFMNSKNPFNSEGISAYVKYGQTSQKAAGVNDYVDYGIRVSHKFDNYFAAKANFTFLKGTDWYATDYRDKDLVNNVGLDRSYYNYNGINVYGDEASTNLKGVGQTLASMGLIPASAVNLLPSVNVSRTGYNEVDLTDNKIRNAKIDFSLHLRPFGNENFEVIWQSKFGFGNSVYTGANRYYLNGFFMQQHKLEFKGKNFFLRGYMTTEDGGKSYDMLFTGLNVNNAWKDNKTWFGQYTGAYIQSTLAGATPEQAHAAARGVADTGRFLPGTPEFKAAFANVIAGEDVITGSKLVDNSKIYHSDANYNFKDLIKIAEIQVGGSYREYQLDSHGRIYTDASGPIHYDEYGVYTQVQKKIMEDRLKLTGSIRYDKSKNFDGNYSPRISAVYSAGEQKNHTFRGSFQTGFRNPTTQDQYIGFNVGSAALVGSAPDNLTRFTETFPVNTAAGQLFAGGPNAIMNGDNAYNNSYTSESARAFAALASTDPVNAAKLLKKSTAGYVKPETVKAFDLGYRGQFKGFSFDINGYFNIYNDFLGNTTVVAPYYGKAVDAPDALGNPLTDLGTQTLHALANGNTRNYQLYTNTDIEIHSLGFGVGVVKKLPRNFEVSANYNYAQFDFDQAKDPSFEAGFNTPKHKVKLGIGNDNLFKNFGFNVSGRWNSEYLWQSTFVDGTIDAATVIDAQINYGIPKLKSVLKIGASNIGSHEYQQVLGTGMIGQQYFASLTINP; encoded by the coding sequence ATGAAAATTTATTTATTTATCGTTTCATTGTTTTTTTGCAGCATAAGTTTTGCGCAAACTTCAGTATCCGGTTCGGTAAAAGACAGTAAAAACCAACCAGTTCCGGGAGCCAATGTCAAAATTGCAGGAGAAAGTGCCGGAACAATTACCGACAGTGATGGAAATTTCAGTTTGTCAACTTCCAAAAAACCACCTTTTACGCTAGAGGTTTCCAGCGTGGGTTATGAGACAACAAAAACCAGTATCACATCCAACAATCAAAAAGTGACCGTTGCCTTAGCTGACGAAGAAACCAAACTGGAAGAAATAGTAGTTTCTGCTTCCAGAACACCGGAACGAATAAAAGAGTCACCGGTAACCATTGAACGATTTGGAATAAAAGACATCAAGAAAACCGCTTCGCCCACTTTTTATGACGGATTGGAAAATCTGAAAGAAGTACAAATGAATACTAGTAGTATGTCATTCAAATCCATCAATACCAGAGGATTTGCTACAGTATCTAATACCCGTTTCATGCAATTGGTAGACGGAATGGATAATTCCTCTCCATTGTTGAATTTCGTTTTGGGGAATTTAATAGGTGTGTCAGAATTAGATGTGGCCAATGTGGAGTTACTTCCGGGAGCATCATCAGCACTATACGGAGCCAATGCCTTTAATGGAATTTTATTCATGAATAGTAAAAACCCATTCAACAGTGAAGGGATTTCTGCCTATGTAAAATATGGACAAACCAGTCAAAAAGCTGCCGGTGTCAACGATTATGTAGATTATGGTATACGCGTGTCGCACAAATTTGATAATTACTTTGCCGCTAAAGCTAATTTCACTTTTCTCAAAGGGACAGATTGGTACGCAACCGATTACAGAGATAAAGATTTAGTAAACAATGTTGGTTTAGACAGAAGTTATTACAACTACAACGGGATAAATGTTTATGGAGATGAGGCTTCAACTAATCTAAAAGGAGTTGGGCAGACATTAGCTTCTATGGGGCTTATTCCTGCATCAGCCGTAAATTTACTACCAAGTGTTAATGTGAGCAGAACAGGATATAATGAAGTTGATTTAACGGATAATAAAATTAGAAATGCTAAAATTGATTTCTCATTACACCTAAGACCTTTTGGCAATGAAAATTTCGAAGTGATTTGGCAATCTAAGTTTGGATTTGGAAACTCTGTTTATACCGGAGCTAACCGTTACTACTTAAACGGATTTTTCATGCAACAACACAAATTGGAATTTAAAGGTAAAAACTTTTTCTTAAGAGGTTATATGACTACTGAAGACGGAGGAAAATCATACGACATGTTGTTTACCGGACTTAATGTAAACAATGCTTGGAAAGATAATAAAACTTGGTTCGGTCAATATACAGGAGCCTACATTCAATCTACGTTAGCCGGTGCCACTCCGGAACAAGCTCATGCTGCTGCAAGAGGAGTTGCTGATACCGGCAGATTCCTTCCGGGGACACCTGAATTTAAAGCCGCTTTTGCCAATGTTATTGCCGGTGAGGATGTAATAACAGGATCAAAATTGGTGGACAATTCAAAAATCTATCATTCAGATGCTAACTACAATTTCAAAGACCTTATTAAGATAGCCGAAATTCAAGTAGGAGGTTCCTACAGAGAATACCAATTAGATTCTCACGGAAGAATCTATACGGATGCTTCAGGTCCAATTCATTATGATGAGTATGGTGTTTATACACAAGTACAAAAGAAAATAATGGAAGACCGCTTGAAATTAACCGGTTCGATTCGTTATGATAAATCGAAAAACTTTGACGGCAACTATTCGCCTAGAATTTCCGCAGTATATTCTGCTGGAGAACAAAAAAATCATACTTTCAGAGGTTCTTTCCAAACCGGTTTCAGAAACCCAACCACTCAAGACCAATACATTGGATTTAATGTAGGAAGTGCTGCTTTAGTGGGTTCAGCTCCTGATAACTTAACTCGTTTTACAGAAACATTTCCGGTAAATACTGCAGCAGGTCAGCTTTTTGCAGGCGGACCAAATGCCATTATGAATGGAGATAATGCCTATAATAATTCGTATACTTCAGAGTCAGCTAGAGCTTTTGCGGCCTTAGCCAGCACAGACCCTGTTAATGCAGCTAAATTGTTAAAAAAATCAACTGCAGGATATGTAAAACCGGAAACTGTTAAAGCCTTCGATTTAGGCTACAGAGGACAGTTCAAAGGATTCTCTTTTGATATCAATGGGTACTTTAATATCTACAATGATTTTTTAGGGAATACTACAGTTGTAGCGCCATATTATGGTAAAGCAGTAGACGCTCCGGATGCATTAGGAAATCCTCTAACTGATTTAGGAACACAAACATTGCATGCTCTTGCCAACGGAAATACCAGAAACTATCAGTTGTACACTAATACGGATATCGAAATTCATTCGTTAGGATTTGGTGTAGGAGTCGTGAAAAAATTGCCAAGAAACTTTGAAGTATCAGCTAATTATAATTATGCTCAGTTTGATTTTGATCAGGCAAAAGACCCAAGTTTTGAAGCCGGATTTAATACACCAAAACACAAAGTGAAATTAGGAATAGGCAATGATAATTTATTCAAAAATTTCGGTTTCAATGTTAGCGGAAGATGGAATAGCGAATACTTATGGCAGTCTACTTTTGTAGATGGTACTATTGATGCGGCTACTGTAATTGATGCTCAAATTAACTACGGCATTCCAAAACTAAAATCAGTACTTAAAATAGGAGCCTCAAATATTGGAAGCCACGAATACCAACAGGTTTTAGGAACCGGTATGATTGGGCAACAATATTTTGCTTCTTTGACTATCAACCCATAA
- the atpD gene encoding F0F1 ATP synthase subunit beta, with product MSKAIGKVSQIIGPVVDVVFDNKDVELPKIYDSLEIVNANGSKLILEVQSHIGENTVRTISMEATDGLSRGTAVTATGAPIQMPIGADVYGRLFNVVGDAIDGLGDLPKEGANGMPIHKQAPKFEDLSTSTEVLFTGIKVIDLIEPYAKGGKIGLFGGAGVGKTVLIQELINNIAKGHGGLSVFAGVGERTREGNDLLREMLESGIIKYGEDFMHSMENGGWDLSKVDKPGMRESKATFVFGQMNEPPGARARVALSGLSIAEYFRDGAGSDQGKDVLFFVDNIFRFTQAGSEVSALLGRMPSAVGYQPTLATEMGAMQERITSTKKGSITSVQAVYVPADDLTDPAPATTFAHLDATTVLSRKIAELGIYPAVDPLDSTSRILTPLILGNEHYDCAQRVKEILQKYKQLQDIIAILGMEELSEEDKLAVSRARRVQRFLSQPFHVAEQFTGIPGVLVDIKDTIKGFNMIIDGELDHLPEAAFNLKGTIEDAIEAGQKMLAEA from the coding sequence ATGTCAAAAGCAATAGGAAAAGTTTCGCAAATCATTGGTCCCGTAGTAGACGTAGTCTTTGATAATAAAGACGTTGAATTGCCAAAAATTTATGATTCGTTAGAAATCGTTAATGCAAATGGTTCAAAATTAATACTTGAAGTACAATCTCACATTGGAGAGAATACCGTTCGTACCATCTCTATGGAAGCAACTGACGGTTTGAGCAGAGGTACAGCTGTAACAGCTACCGGTGCTCCAATTCAAATGCCAATCGGTGCGGATGTCTACGGTAGATTATTTAATGTAGTAGGAGATGCTATTGATGGTTTGGGAGATTTACCAAAAGAAGGCGCTAACGGGATGCCAATCCACAAACAAGCACCTAAATTCGAAGATTTATCAACATCAACGGAAGTTTTATTTACAGGGATTAAAGTAATCGATTTGATTGAGCCTTACGCAAAAGGAGGTAAAATTGGATTGTTCGGTGGTGCCGGAGTAGGTAAAACAGTATTGATTCAAGAGTTGATTAACAATATTGCCAAAGGTCACGGTGGTCTTTCTGTATTCGCTGGAGTAGGAGAAAGAACTCGTGAAGGAAATGACTTGCTTCGTGAGATGTTAGAGTCAGGCATTATCAAATATGGTGAAGATTTCATGCACTCTATGGAAAATGGAGGATGGGATTTATCCAAAGTAGACAAACCGGGAATGAGAGAGTCAAAAGCTACTTTCGTATTCGGACAAATGAATGAGCCACCTGGAGCTAGAGCACGTGTTGCTTTATCAGGTTTATCTATTGCGGAATATTTCCGTGACGGAGCCGGTTCTGACCAAGGAAAAGACGTATTGTTCTTCGTTGATAACATCTTCCGTTTTACACAAGCGGGTTCTGAGGTATCGGCGTTATTAGGACGTATGCCTTCTGCGGTAGGATACCAACCAACTTTGGCAACAGAGATGGGGGCAATGCAAGAGCGTATTACTTCTACTAAAAAAGGATCTATTACTTCAGTACAAGCGGTATACGTACCTGCGGATGACTTAACCGACCCGGCACCGGCAACTACCTTTGCCCACTTGGATGCTACAACGGTATTGTCTCGTAAAATTGCTGAGTTAGGTATTTATCCTGCAGTAGATCCATTGGATTCTACTTCAAGAATCTTGACTCCACTTATCTTAGGTAACGAGCATTATGATTGTGCTCAAAGAGTAAAAGAGATTCTTCAAAAATACAAACAATTACAAGACATCATCGCCATCTTAGGTATGGAAGAGTTGTCTGAAGAAGATAAATTAGCCGTATCAAGAGCGCGTCGTGTTCAACGTTTCTTGTCTCAACCATTCCACGTAGCGGAGCAATTTACCGGTATTCCTGGAGTTTTGGTTGATATCAAAGACACCATCAAAGGATTCAACATGATTATTGATGGAGAATTAGACCACTTACCTGAAGCAGCCTTCAACCTTAAAGGAACTATTGAAGATGCTATCGAGGCTGGTCAAAAAATGTTAGCTGAAGCTTAA
- a CDS encoding glycogen/starch synthase gives MEDKRILYVSSEVVPYLAENEVSLMSYDVPKMINDQGGQIRIFMPRYGNINERRHQLHEVIRLSGMNLVVNDLDMPLIIKVASIPKERIQVYFIDNDEYFKRKATFSDEDGVLYPDNDERAIFFAKGVVETVKKLNWVPDIIHVHGWMASLLPIYMKHYYKDEALFSDTKIVTSIYGQSFDGTLDSEMINKIKFDNIPHDAIKELEVPNYENLILASVNHSDGVIIASENVSPSLTKYIESSGKPFLPFASKEKFAEAYTGFYKNMLP, from the coding sequence ATGGAAGATAAGAGGATATTGTATGTATCATCTGAAGTGGTGCCTTATCTGGCTGAGAATGAGGTTTCTTTAATGTCTTATGATGTTCCGAAAATGATTAATGATCAGGGCGGACAAATAAGAATTTTTATGCCAAGATATGGAAATATCAACGAGAGAAGACACCAATTGCATGAAGTTATCCGATTGTCGGGAATGAATTTAGTAGTAAATGATTTGGATATGCCGCTGATTATTAAAGTGGCTTCTATTCCCAAAGAACGCATACAGGTTTACTTTATTGATAATGACGAATATTTCAAAAGAAAAGCCACCTTTAGTGATGAAGACGGCGTGTTATACCCTGATAACGACGAGAGAGCTATCTTTTTTGCCAAAGGCGTGGTGGAAACGGTTAAGAAATTAAATTGGGTTCCCGATATTATACACGTTCACGGTTGGATGGCCAGTTTATTGCCTATCTACATGAAACATTACTACAAAGATGAGGCATTGTTTTCAGACACTAAAATTGTAACCTCTATTTACGGACAGTCATTTGATGGCACTTTGGATTCGGAAATGATTAATAAAATTAAGTTTGATAATATTCCGCATGACGCTATAAAAGAGTTGGAAGTTCCAAACTATGAAAACCTGATATTGGCTTCTGTAAACCATTCGGATGGGGTGATTATCGCTTCCGAAAATGTGTCTCCAAGTTTAACAAAATATATAGAATCTTCAGGAAAACCTTTTTTACCTTTCGCCTCGAAAGAAAAATTTGCCGAAGCCTACACCGGGTTTTACAAAAATATGCTTCCTTAA
- a CDS encoding DUF4270 domain-containing protein yields MYKNLFLRPILIMGFITVLFASCDKDYDELGTDIVGDDHFVFEYGYPAIKAHNQDLGPVASSGLNTNPLGIYENPAFGTTKADFVTQLTLSTTSPTFNNTDPTKFVALPSMDSVVLNIPYFSHVPTNAVITDGVKPYVLDSIYGKAESKFKLNIYRSNYYLRDLDPDQGFTEDQLFYTDDNVIGNNIDFASGVLNNAANTVENSEFFFNPKEHKTKTLDENNEPVYTRSAPSMRLHLDNQFFLDKIISTPTANLSSQSTFKNYFRGLYFQVVSTGNEGNMAMMNFGSGEITLYYKEDKITVDNPATTDVNEYKVERVAKTYVLNLKGNAVSLQENSNLNPAYASGINPANNTNPLGAEKLYLKGGQGSMAVIDIFSTTDLKGLALNPNYNPNLAVSASNQKYLINPDYNPNLAISDTNPKYVFTGPNGVSDEIDNIRANDWLINEANLTFNVDTQSMQNAFEPNRIFLYDLNNNKMLVDYTNDYTTNSTYSKLSKYIYGGILLDQNGKKLVQKNADGTINKGSKYKLRITSHVRNLITKDSTNVKLGLVVTENINSFGFTKRKPPIVDGTNIKTSLACRL; encoded by the coding sequence ATGTATAAGAATTTATTTTTACGCCCAATTTTAATCATGGGATTTATCACTGTTCTTTTTGCATCGTGCGATAAAGATTATGACGAATTGGGAACTGATATTGTGGGAGATGATCACTTTGTTTTTGAGTATGGTTACCCAGCTATAAAAGCACATAATCAGGATTTGGGGCCGGTAGCCTCAAGCGGTTTGAATACCAATCCGCTCGGAATTTATGAAAATCCGGCTTTTGGTACTACCAAAGCAGACTTTGTTACGCAACTTACGTTGTCTACCACTTCTCCGACTTTCAACAATACCGACCCAACAAAGTTTGTGGCGCTCCCAAGCATGGATAGTGTTGTTTTAAATATTCCTTATTTTAGTCACGTACCTACAAATGCAGTTATAACAGATGGTGTAAAACCGTATGTGTTGGATTCTATTTATGGTAAAGCAGAGTCGAAATTTAAGTTGAATATTTACCGGTCGAATTACTATTTAAGAGATTTAGATCCGGATCAGGGATTTACCGAAGATCAATTGTTTTACACCGACGATAATGTTATTGGAAACAATATTGATTTCGCTTCAGGAGTATTGAATAACGCTGCAAACACGGTTGAAAACTCTGAATTCTTTTTCAATCCAAAGGAACATAAGACCAAAACGTTGGACGAAAATAACGAACCTGTTTATACCAGATCAGCACCATCAATGCGATTGCATTTAGACAATCAGTTCTTTTTGGATAAAATAATTTCCACGCCAACTGCTAATCTTTCCAGTCAATCCACCTTTAAAAATTATTTCAGAGGATTATATTTTCAGGTGGTTAGTACCGGCAACGAAGGCAATATGGCGATGATGAATTTTGGCTCCGGAGAAATTACATTGTATTACAAAGAAGATAAAATTACAGTAGACAATCCGGCAACAACCGATGTAAATGAATATAAAGTAGAACGTGTTGCTAAAACATATGTTTTGAATTTAAAAGGCAACGCAGTCAGTTTACAGGAAAATTCAAATCTGAATCCGGCCTATGCTTCAGGCATTAATCCGGCAAATAACACTAATCCGCTTGGGGCAGAAAAGCTATATTTAAAAGGTGGCCAAGGGTCTATGGCGGTTATTGATATTTTTAGCACTACCGACTTGAAAGGCTTAGCGCTTAATCCTAATTACAATCCAAATCTTGCGGTTAGTGCCAGCAATCAGAAGTATTTGATTAATCCGGACTACAATCCGAATTTAGCCATTAGCGATACCAATCCAAAGTATGTATTTACCGGGCCGAATGGCGTTTCAGATGAGATTGATAATATTAGAGCTAACGATTGGCTAATCAACGAAGCTAACTTAACTTTTAATGTTGACACTCAGTCCATGCAAAATGCTTTTGAGCCCAACCGTATTTTTTTATACGATTTGAATAACAATAAAATGCTGGTGGATTATACTAATGATTATACTACTAACAGTACTTATTCTAAACTTAGCAAGTATATTTATGGAGGGATACTGCTTGATCAAAACGGTAAAAAATTAGTCCAAAAAAATGCTGACGGCACCATAAACAAAGGCAGCAAATACAAGTTGCGAATTACGAGTCATGTCAGAAATCTGATAACCAAAGATTCGACCAATGTCAAATTGGGATTAGTGGTTACAGAAAATATTAATAGTTTTGGTTTTACCAAAAGAAAACCACCGATTGTTGACGGCACTAATATAAAAACATCCCTAGCATGTCGGTTATGA
- the glmS gene encoding glutamine--fructose-6-phosphate transaminase (isomerizing) — translation MCGIVGYIGYREAYPIIIKGLKRLEYRGYDSAGIMLCDGNQLQIAKTKGKVSDLEAKSSDIADSKATIGIGHTRWATHGVPNDINSHPHVSNSGNLVIIHNGIIENYEPLKKELINRGYTFSSDTDTEVLINLIEEVKKKEKLKLGKAVQVALNQVVGAYAICVFDKENPDEIVVARLGSPLAIGVGEGEFFIASDASPFIEYTSNAIYLEDEEMAIVRLHKPLKIRKIKDDSLVDPYIQELQMNLEQIEKGGYDHFMLKEIYEQPNVIKDTYRGRLHANSGIIQMAGVEDNLEKFLHAQRILIVACGTSWHAGLVAEYIMEEFTRIPVEVEYASEFRYRNPIINPTDVVIAISQSGETADTLAAIKLAKEKGAFVFGVCNVVGSSISRETHAGAYTHAGPEIGVASTKAFTTQITVLTMIALRLAKAKGTLSNSDFHRYLQELEVIPEKVREALECNDKAKEIAAKFKDAPNCLYLGRGYNFPVALEGALKLKEISYIHAEGYPAAEMKHGPIALIDEQMPVVVIAPKQGHYDKVVSNIQEIKSRSGKIIAVVTKGDVQVKELADHVIEIPETSDALSPLITTIPLQLLSYHIAVMRECNVDQPRNLAKSVTVE, via the coding sequence ATGTGTGGAATTGTTGGATATATTGGCTACAGAGAAGCGTACCCAATCATCATAAAAGGACTAAAAAGATTAGAATACAGAGGTTATGACAGTGCCGGTATCATGTTATGTGATGGCAACCAACTTCAAATAGCCAAAACCAAAGGAAAAGTATCTGATCTTGAAGCAAAATCTTCAGATATTGCCGACTCTAAGGCTACTATTGGAATTGGACATACCCGCTGGGCTACCCACGGTGTTCCGAATGATATTAACTCGCATCCTCATGTTTCTAATTCAGGAAACTTAGTAATTATTCACAACGGAATCATCGAAAATTATGAGCCGTTGAAGAAAGAATTGATCAACAGAGGTTATACTTTTTCATCGGATACTGATACCGAAGTATTGATTAACCTTATTGAAGAAGTTAAGAAAAAAGAAAAACTTAAATTAGGGAAAGCCGTTCAGGTGGCATTAAACCAAGTAGTAGGTGCTTACGCCATTTGTGTTTTCGACAAAGAAAACCCGGATGAAATTGTAGTAGCTCGTCTAGGCAGTCCGTTAGCAATTGGTGTTGGTGAAGGAGAATTTTTCATTGCTTCTGATGCTTCGCCTTTTATCGAATATACTTCTAATGCTATTTATTTAGAAGATGAAGAAATGGCCATCGTAAGATTGCACAAGCCGTTAAAAATCAGAAAAATCAAAGATGACTCTTTGGTAGATCCATATATTCAGGAACTTCAAATGAATTTGGAGCAAATTGAAAAAGGAGGCTATGATCATTTCATGCTTAAAGAAATTTATGAGCAGCCTAATGTTATCAAAGATACTTACAGAGGAAGACTTCACGCCAACAGTGGCATCATTCAAATGGCCGGTGTAGAAGATAATCTCGAAAAATTTCTTCATGCCCAACGCATATTGATCGTAGCCTGCGGAACCTCATGGCACGCCGGATTAGTTGCAGAGTACATCATGGAAGAATTTACCCGAATCCCGGTTGAAGTGGAATATGCTTCTGAATTCCGATACAGAAATCCAATTATAAATCCAACTGATGTAGTTATTGCTATCTCGCAATCCGGAGAAACGGCTGATACTTTGGCGGCTATTAAATTAGCTAAAGAAAAAGGCGCTTTCGTATTCGGAGTTTGTAATGTGGTGGGTTCTTCTATTTCAAGAGAAACTCATGCCGGGGCCTACACTCATGCCGGACCAGAAATTGGAGTGGCTTCTACCAAAGCATTTACCACACAAATTACGGTATTAACCATGATCGCCTTGCGTTTGGCAAAAGCTAAAGGAACCCTTTCTAATTCTGATTTCCACAGGTATTTACAAGAGTTGGAAGTCATTCCTGAAAAAGTTCGTGAAGCATTGGAATGTAACGATAAGGCTAAAGAAATTGCCGCTAAATTTAAAGATGCGCCTAACTGTCTTTACTTGGGCAGAGGCTATAATTTCCCGGTAGCTTTAGAAGGTGCTTTGAAATTAAAAGAGATATCATACATCCATGCTGAGGGTTACCCTGCCGCCGAGATGAAACATGGCCCGATTGCTTTAATTGATGAGCAAATGCCGGTGGTAGTCATTGCTCCAAAACAAGGGCATTATGACAAAGTGGTGAGTAACATTCAGGAAATTAAATCAAGAAGCGGAAAGATTATTGCTGTGGTAACCAAAGGCGATGTTCAAGTAAAAGAACTGGCTGACCACGTAATTGAAATCCCTGAAACTTCAGATGCCTTGTCACCATTGATTACAACTATTCCGCTACAATTGTTATCTTATCACATTGCGGTTATGAGAGAATGTAATGTTGACCAACCCAGAAATTTGGCCAAATCGGTTACAGTAGAATAA
- a CDS encoding SGNH/GDSL hydrolase family protein: protein MIKNFKWLLLVSLTFVACDSSDDAVSDPNSTDGTPLTAGSADFSKYVAIGDSFAAGYSDGALFAAGQQNAYPNILASQFALVGGGEFTTPFMADNIGGFSSGGVQVPGFGPRLFFNTVTSLPNPVSGISGTDISTHLTGSFNNMGIPGAKSFHLLFDGYAAANPYFGRIASSSTATVLGDALAQSPTFFSLWIGGNDELGYATAGGDASLNILTPTNIFDQSYNLLISQLVAGGRKGVIANLPSVTTLPYFHVVQYNQLTQANLTVNNVNQVNALNAQLYGPLHNALAFLGQGDRINLLSTTGNNPMLMVDENLTNLSSSLTAVLIGGGLDVPTATALGQIFGKARQTLPTDLICLSAATRIGQVPSVALDGTGTPSPLLSQLGVTFPLPDRYVLMPTEVTEIETATAAYNATIEAAAAANTETIALVDAESIMHDLTIGGIVSNGYTMTATYVTGNTFSLDGIHPSPKGYALIANKFLEAINEKFGSNFKGVNLGNYRVLFPQDPANF from the coding sequence ATGATAAAAAATTTCAAATGGCTATTATTGGTTTCACTAACCTTTGTAGCGTGTGACAGCAGCGATGATGCTGTGTCTGATCCTAATTCAACCGATGGAACTCCGTTAACGGCAGGTTCGGCTGACTTTTCTAAGTATGTAGCTATAGGTGATTCCTTTGCTGCAGGCTATAGTGACGGTGCTTTGTTTGCTGCCGGTCAGCAAAATGCTTACCCTAATATTTTAGCTTCTCAATTTGCTTTAGTGGGCGGAGGTGAATTTACTACTCCGTTTATGGCTGACAATATTGGTGGGTTTTCTTCAGGAGGCGTTCAGGTTCCGGGATTTGGACCTCGTCTTTTCTTTAATACAGTAACCAGTTTGCCAAACCCGGTTTCGGGAATTTCAGGCACCGATATCAGCACCCACTTAACCGGTTCGTTCAACAATATGGGTATTCCGGGAGCCAAGAGTTTTCACCTTTTATTTGATGGCTATGCTGCCGCAAACCCTTATTTTGGCAGAATAGCTTCATCTTCTACAGCAACAGTTTTAGGAGACGCCTTAGCACAATCGCCTACTTTCTTTTCTTTATGGATAGGTGGTAACGATGAATTGGGCTATGCTACTGCAGGAGGTGATGCGAGTTTAAATATATTGACTCCGACTAACATTTTTGATCAATCCTATAACCTGTTAATTTCACAATTAGTTGCCGGTGGAAGAAAAGGAGTAATTGCCAATTTGCCTTCTGTAACCACTTTGCCTTATTTTCATGTGGTACAATACAATCAATTGACTCAGGCCAATTTAACGGTTAACAATGTAAACCAAGTGAATGCTTTAAATGCTCAACTATATGGGCCGTTGCATAATGCGCTTGCGTTTTTAGGTCAGGGAGATAGAATTAATCTACTTTCTACTACTGGCAACAATCCTATGTTAATGGTTGATGAAAATTTAACTAATTTATCAAGTTCATTAACTGCCGTGTTGATAGGTGGTGGACTTGATGTTCCAACGGCAACTGCTTTGGGGCAGATTTTCGGAAAAGCAAGACAAACTTTACCAACAGATTTAATTTGTTTGAGCGCAGCTACCAGAATCGGACAGGTTCCTTCAGTGGCTCTTGACGGTACTGGAACTCCTAGTCCTTTGTTAAGTCAGTTGGGCGTTACCTTCCCGTTACCGGATCGTTATGTTTTAATGCCTACAGAAGTAACAGAAATAGAAACAGCTACCGCAGCTTATAATGCTACAATTGAGGCAGCGGCAGCGGCAAATACGGAGACCATCGCTTTGGTTGATGCTGAATCAATTATGCATGATTTAACAATAGGCGGCATTGTAAGTAACGGATACACTATGACGGCCACTTATGTGACCGGGAATACGTTCTCTTTAGATGGTATTCACCCAAGTCCGAAAGGTTATGCCTTGATTGCTAACAAGTTTTTGGAGGCTATTAATGAAAAGTTTGGTTCCAATTTCAAAGGAGTTAACTTAGGGAATTACAGAGTGCTTTTCCCTCAGGACCCGGCTAATTTTTAA